A single region of the Agromyces sp. Leaf222 genome encodes:
- a CDS encoding globin: MRGSEHGSALGASFYETVGGRPTFERLVHEFYRGVADDPVLRPMYPEEDLGPAEERLLLFLEQYWGGPGTYSEQRGHPRLRMRHAGFKVNPDARDRWLAHMRTAVDALELPPLAEETLWDYLQRAAFAMVNTFEE; the protein is encoded by the coding sequence CTGCGGGGCAGCGAGCACGGCTCTGCGCTCGGCGCCTCGTTCTACGAGACGGTGGGCGGGCGCCCGACGTTCGAACGCCTCGTGCACGAGTTCTACCGGGGCGTCGCCGACGACCCCGTGCTGCGCCCGATGTACCCCGAGGAGGACCTCGGCCCGGCCGAGGAGCGCCTCCTGCTGTTCCTCGAGCAGTACTGGGGCGGGCCCGGCACGTACAGCGAGCAGCGCGGTCACCCCAGGCTGCGCATGCGGCACGCAGGGTTCAAGGTGAACCCCGATGCGCGCGACCGCTGGCTGGCGCACATGCGCACCGCCGTCGATGCGCTCGAGCTTCCGCCACTCGCCGAGGAGACTCTGTGGGATTATCTTCAGCGTGCGGCGTTCGCGATGGTGAACACGTTCGAGGAGTGA
- a CDS encoding mechanosensitive ion channel family protein, translated as MTDVWTTFIEWWNVTWPDFLGNVIEVVVIVSIALLVRWVLLSVIDRVVDQIVTGVKRKQDVTDTQALQASPLAAVRVVQRTRTLGSVFRNVINVTLFIITTLLVVNAISADVLGSFALLSAAIGAGLGFGAQNIVKDVLNGLFMVVEDQLGVGDVVDLGPATGIVEEVQIRITKVRDVNGTLWFVRNGEILRVGNMSQGWARVIVDLAVPYDADIDAVEAQLLNTASEMAHGSKWRSRVLERPEVWGLESISDDAMVIRVVMKVRTSSKDDIARELRMRLKHAVDEMGVKMPSLNSVVLAGFDGATRVKGAKPPKTAPSAVLTNEAVKASTAKAKKAQRAKAAPKPPSTPTDPPTPGATP; from the coding sequence ATGACCGATGTCTGGACGACCTTCATCGAGTGGTGGAACGTCACCTGGCCTGACTTCCTCGGGAACGTGATCGAGGTCGTGGTGATCGTCTCCATCGCCCTCCTCGTGCGATGGGTGCTGCTCAGCGTGATCGACCGGGTCGTCGACCAGATCGTCACCGGGGTCAAGCGCAAGCAGGACGTCACCGACACTCAGGCGCTGCAGGCCTCGCCGCTCGCCGCCGTCCGCGTGGTGCAGCGCACCCGCACGCTGGGTTCCGTCTTCCGCAACGTCATCAACGTCACGCTCTTCATCATCACGACACTGCTCGTGGTGAACGCCATCAGTGCCGACGTCCTCGGCTCGTTCGCCCTGCTGTCGGCCGCGATCGGCGCCGGACTCGGTTTCGGCGCGCAGAACATCGTGAAGGACGTGCTCAACGGTCTCTTCATGGTCGTCGAGGACCAGCTGGGCGTCGGCGACGTCGTCGACCTCGGGCCCGCGACCGGCATCGTCGAGGAGGTGCAGATCCGCATCACGAAGGTGCGCGACGTCAACGGCACGCTGTGGTTCGTGCGCAATGGCGAGATCCTGCGCGTCGGCAACATGTCGCAGGGCTGGGCGCGCGTCATCGTCGACCTCGCGGTGCCCTACGACGCCGACATCGACGCCGTCGAGGCGCAACTGCTGAACACCGCGAGCGAGATGGCGCACGGGAGCAAGTGGCGATCGCGCGTACTGGAGCGTCCCGAGGTCTGGGGTCTCGAATCGATCTCCGACGACGCCATGGTGATCCGCGTCGTCATGAAGGTCCGCACCTCGTCGAAGGACGACATCGCGCGTGAACTCCGCATGCGGCTCAAGCACGCGGTCGACGAGATGGGTGTGAAGATGCCGAGCCTCAACTCGGTGGTGCTTGCGGGCTTCGACGGCGCGACCCGGGTGAAGGGTGCGAAGCCGCCGAAGACCGCCCCGAGTGCGGTCCTCACCAACGAGGCCGTGAAGGCATCCACGGCCAAGGCCAAGAAGGCCCAGCGCGCCAAGGCCGCACCGAAGCCGCCGAGCACCCCCACCGACCCGCCGACCCCCGGAGCGACCCCGTGA
- a CDS encoding sensor histidine kinase — MSDASFSPGYPASVVGGELRLPKPPGVVRQFWARHPWLTDSLIAALYVVPTFIGSLVLGFGPTPPPLWITIAQLVAIAVAGAAILLFRRRRPWLLLVVSWSVCLVVYPFGSTDVFPMLLGLYALAVYGSTRSAWIGFGGSVVVATASSYIAVWAHADDTVAPFGADAPASATQFTVLLLIATLIGVTVGNRRRYLNALIARAHDLARERDQQARLATAVERSRIAREMHDIVSHGLTVMVTLADGSSAIAGRDPDRAAEAMRLVAETGRSALADMRRMLGVLSEPAVTSEELAPQPGAAAIPALVERFRSAGLPVQLTTAGPPIEDPNLQLTVYRIVQEGLTNALRHAATAHAVEVRVAHVDAVVHVDVVDDATAASNPEVASGGHGLVGMRERVALYGGTLEAGPRSIRGWRLHAELSSRDEGAEPEEERP, encoded by the coding sequence ATGTCGGACGCATCCTTCTCCCCCGGCTACCCGGCTTCGGTGGTCGGGGGAGAACTGCGTCTGCCCAAGCCGCCCGGGGTGGTGCGCCAGTTCTGGGCGCGGCATCCGTGGCTCACCGACTCGCTGATCGCGGCCCTCTACGTCGTGCCGACGTTCATCGGCTCGCTCGTGCTCGGGTTCGGCCCGACGCCGCCGCCGCTCTGGATCACGATCGCGCAGCTCGTCGCCATCGCCGTCGCCGGCGCCGCGATCCTGCTCTTCCGCCGGCGCCGCCCCTGGCTGCTCCTGGTGGTCTCGTGGAGCGTCTGCCTCGTGGTGTACCCGTTCGGGTCGACCGATGTGTTTCCGATGCTGCTCGGGCTCTACGCGCTGGCCGTCTACGGCTCCACCCGTTCCGCGTGGATCGGGTTCGGCGGTTCGGTCGTCGTGGCGACGGCATCGTCGTACATCGCGGTCTGGGCGCACGCCGACGACACCGTCGCGCCGTTCGGCGCCGACGCACCGGCATCCGCGACGCAGTTCACGGTGCTGCTGCTGATCGCGACGCTCATCGGCGTGACCGTCGGCAACCGACGTCGCTATCTGAACGCCCTGATCGCGAGGGCACACGACCTCGCCCGCGAACGCGACCAGCAGGCGCGCCTCGCGACGGCGGTCGAACGCTCGAGGATCGCCCGCGAGATGCACGACATCGTCTCCCACGGCCTCACGGTCATGGTGACCCTGGCCGACGGCTCCTCGGCGATCGCCGGCCGCGATCCCGATCGGGCCGCCGAGGCGATGCGGCTCGTCGCCGAGACCGGTCGATCCGCCCTCGCCGACATGCGGCGCATGCTCGGGGTGCTCTCCGAGCCCGCCGTGACCTCCGAAGAACTGGCGCCGCAGCCGGGTGCTGCCGCGATCCCGGCGCTCGTCGAGCGCTTCCGTTCGGCCGGCCTCCCGGTGCAGCTGACCACCGCGGGTCCGCCGATCGAGGACCCCAACCTGCAGCTCACGGTCTACCGGATCGTGCAGGAGGGCCTCACGAACGCGCTCCGGCACGCCGCGACGGCGCATGCGGTGGAGGTCCGTGTCGCGCACGTCGATGCCGTGGTGCACGTCGACGTCGTCGACGACGCGACCGCCGCCTCGAACCCCGAGGTCGCGAGCGGCGGTCACGGCCTCGTCGGCATGCGCGAACGCGTGGCGCTGTACGGGGGCACGCTCGAGGCCGGTCCCCGCTCCATCCGCGGCTGGCGGCTGCACGCCGAGCTCAGCTCCCGCGACGAGGGCGCCGAACCCGAGGAGGAGCGCCCATGA
- a CDS encoding acyl-CoA thioesterase II: protein MNGPIDGLLSTLRLTNTGARTTEDIFTGPSQWMPLGRVFGGQVLAQSLIAAMHTVGEARVLHSMHGYFLRPGDVDHPITFSVDRLHDGRSFSTRRTHAYQKGEPILSLIASFQTEDEGVEHQVDMPTDLPDPESLPSTADLIGHLDHAMAQFWASERAFDVRHIPSPIYLSVEGEKVPRQAVWMRAVGRLPDDPKQHRAALAYASDYSILEPVLRAHGVPWATPGLRVASLDHAMWWHRDARVDEWLLYVQESPSAQGGRGLAIGRIYTREGVLVASVAQEGMVRAPGAH from the coding sequence ATGAACGGACCCATCGACGGCCTGCTGAGCACCCTTCGACTCACGAACACGGGTGCTCGCACCACCGAGGACATCTTCACCGGACCGTCGCAGTGGATGCCGCTCGGCCGCGTCTTCGGCGGGCAGGTGCTCGCGCAGTCGCTCATCGCGGCCATGCACACCGTCGGCGAGGCGCGCGTGCTGCACTCGATGCACGGGTACTTCCTGCGCCCAGGCGACGTCGACCACCCGATCACGTTCTCGGTCGATCGCCTGCACGACGGCCGGTCATTCTCGACGCGCCGCACGCACGCCTACCAGAAGGGCGAGCCGATCCTCTCGCTCATCGCGTCGTTCCAGACCGAAGACGAGGGCGTCGAGCACCAGGTCGACATGCCGACCGATCTGCCCGACCCCGAGTCGCTGCCCTCGACGGCCGACCTCATCGGCCACCTCGACCACGCCATGGCGCAGTTCTGGGCCTCGGAGCGCGCCTTCGACGTGCGGCACATCCCGTCGCCGATCTACCTCAGCGTCGAGGGTGAGAAGGTGCCGCGCCAGGCCGTGTGGATGCGCGCGGTCGGCCGCCTGCCCGACGACCCGAAGCAGCATCGCGCGGCCCTCGCGTACGCCAGCGACTACTCGATCCTCGAGCCCGTGCTGCGCGCCCACGGGGTGCCGTGGGCGACCCCCGGCCTCCGGGTCGCGAGCCTCGACCACGCGATGTGGTGGCACCGCGACGCCCGGGTCGACGAGTGGCTGCTCTACGTGCAGGAGTCCCCGTCGGCGCAGGGCGGGCGCGGCCTCGCGATCGGCCGCATCTACACGCGCGAGGGCGTGCTCGTGGCCAGCGTCGCGCAAGAGGGCATGGTGCGGGCGCCAGGCGCGCACTGA
- a CDS encoding response regulator transcription factor, translating to MSTAGRPIRVAIADDQALVRTGLRMVLEAEPDLVVVGEANDGGSAIDLVAALDVDVMLMDVRMPGVDGIAATEAIVAGGRPTRVLVLTTFDLDEYAFAAIRAGASGFLLKDSRPVELAGAIRTVHAGEAALAPRVTRRMIELFGAELPRPAAAEAPGLSSLTAREHEILIAIAEGRSNTEIAADFVLSESTVKTHVGRVLLKLDARDRVQLVIYAYEHGLLPRAGSA from the coding sequence ATGAGCACCGCCGGCCGGCCCATCCGAGTCGCCATCGCCGACGACCAGGCGCTCGTGCGCACCGGCCTCCGCATGGTGCTCGAGGCCGAACCCGACCTCGTCGTCGTCGGCGAGGCGAACGACGGAGGCAGCGCGATCGACCTGGTCGCCGCCCTCGACGTCGACGTCATGCTCATGGACGTGCGGATGCCGGGGGTCGACGGCATCGCGGCGACCGAGGCGATCGTGGCGGGCGGCCGACCCACCCGGGTGCTCGTGCTGACCACGTTCGACCTCGACGAGTACGCCTTCGCGGCGATCCGCGCCGGCGCGAGCGGATTCCTGCTGAAGGACTCGCGCCCGGTCGAGCTGGCGGGTGCGATCCGAACGGTGCACGCGGGCGAGGCCGCGCTCGCACCCCGGGTCACGCGCCGCATGATCGAGCTGTTCGGCGCCGAGCTGCCCCGCCCGGCGGCCGCCGAGGCGCCCGGGCTGTCGTCGCTGACCGCCCGCGAGCACGAGATCCTCATCGCCATCGCAGAGGGCCGGAGCAACACCGAGATCGCGGCCGACTTCGTGCTCTCGGAGTCGACCGTGAAGACGCACGTCGGACGCGTGCTCCTCAAGCTCGACGCCCGCGACCGCGTGCAGCTGGTGATCTACGCGTACGAGCACGGCCTGCTCCCCCGTGCCGGCTCGGCCTGA
- a CDS encoding ABC transporter ATP-binding protein — protein sequence MITAEGLVKRYGAKTAVNDISFTVRPGQVTGFLGPNGAGKSTTMRMIVGLDRPSAGSVSVNGKPYAAHRAPLHEVGALLDAKAVHTGRSAYNHLLAMAATHGIGASRVREVIELTGLESVARKRVGGFSLGMGQRLGIAAAMLGDPATLILDEPVNGLDPEGVLWVRQFVRHLASEGRTIFLSSHLMSEMALTADHLIVLGRGEIIADAPVADIIAGGTRARVLVRSPHASQLAELLAAPEIAVIRSEAGVLEVTGLPASGIGDLAAQHGLAIHELTPLSASLEEAYMALTSDAVEYRTEAVR from the coding sequence ATGATCACGGCAGAAGGGCTCGTCAAGCGCTACGGCGCGAAGACCGCCGTCAACGACATCAGTTTCACCGTCCGGCCAGGACAGGTCACCGGATTCCTCGGACCCAACGGCGCCGGCAAGTCCACCACGATGCGCATGATCGTCGGGCTCGACCGACCGAGTGCCGGCAGCGTGAGCGTCAACGGCAAGCCGTACGCGGCGCATCGAGCCCCGCTCCACGAGGTGGGCGCACTGCTCGACGCGAAGGCCGTGCACACCGGCCGCAGCGCCTACAACCACCTGCTCGCGATGGCGGCCACGCACGGCATCGGCGCGAGCCGGGTGCGCGAGGTCATCGAGCTCACCGGCCTCGAGTCCGTCGCCCGCAAGCGCGTCGGCGGATTCTCGCTCGGCATGGGCCAGCGACTCGGCATCGCCGCTGCGATGCTCGGAGACCCGGCGACGCTCATCCTCGACGAACCGGTCAACGGCCTCGACCCCGAGGGCGTGCTGTGGGTGCGCCAGTTCGTGCGCCACCTCGCATCCGAGGGCCGCACGATCTTCCTCTCCTCGCACCTCATGAGCGAGATGGCGCTCACGGCCGACCACCTCATCGTGCTCGGACGCGGCGAGATCATCGCCGACGCACCGGTCGCCGACATCATCGCCGGCGGCACGCGAGCGCGGGTGCTCGTGCGCTCACCGCACGCCTCGCAGCTCGCCGAGCTGCTCGCCGCCCCCGAGATCGCAGTGATCCGCTCGGAGGCGGGCGTGCTCGAGGTGACCGGCCTCCCGGCATCCGGCATCGGCGACCTCGCCGCACAGCACGGACTCGCCATCCACGAACTCACCCCGCTCAGCGCGTCGCTCGAGGAGGCCTACATGGCCCTGACCTCCGACGCCGTCGAATACCGTACGGAGGCCGTCCGATGA
- the pepN gene encoding aminopeptidase N, translating to MPAADLTRIEAEERAAIIADVSYEVELDLTGDETFASTTVVRFAAVPGSATFIEATTREVHAITLNGRTIDPAAASDGGRIRLDGLAAANELRVVSTCAYTNTGEGLHRFVDPVDDAVYLYTEFAVAEANRVYAVFDQPDLKAAVRFTITAPSHWVVLSNAPTPAPVASSSTTDAAVWAFETGPVISSYIVAIVAGAYAHWHGSATSADGRDIPLGVFTRASLAQHAEPDVMFDTVQAGLAFYERAFGVPYPFGKYDQIFVPEYNWGAMENVGAVTFNENYLFRSRVSDARREQRAIVILHELSHMWFGDSVTMRWWNDLWLNESFATWASTLATSQVTEFTGVWATFASDEKTYAAEQDQLPSTHPIVAPIESLADVEVNFDAITYDKGASVLKQLVAWVGLEAFQQGVGAYLRANADGNATLRDLLDELERASGRDLTRWSELWLETAGVNTLRPVLETDESGTITSAVIEQTAADAHPTLRPHRVALGCYSGDPSTPLVRSHRFEIDVDGVSTPVPELVGLPRPDLLLVNDDDLTYAKVRLDDASFATAVDRLSDVGDPVARAVILGSAWDAVRDAEFAATDFVRLVLGSVGHESQSSARGLALTRLETALSRYLADEHRERVASEAGDAVWALAELAEPASDAQLQFVKAFTQLASSAAHADVLGSLLDGSIKLDGLDVDLDLRWEIVISRAALVAASDDVIDDEIAAALALDDTAKGRRLAETARAARPDQAVKDAAWQRVATDAAISNDLARALADGWRRTSSPALLGSTLTQYFAILQAVWAGRSFTMASLIVKRLFPAPLVTDEVADAARSWLAANPTPAPLHRLVSEQLDELERALRARGRDADALG from the coding sequence ATGCCCGCTGCCGATCTCACCCGTATCGAAGCCGAGGAGCGCGCGGCGATCATCGCCGACGTCTCGTACGAGGTCGAGCTCGACCTCACCGGCGACGAGACGTTCGCGTCGACGACGGTCGTGCGGTTCGCCGCGGTGCCGGGCTCCGCGACGTTCATCGAGGCGACGACGCGCGAGGTGCACGCGATCACGTTGAACGGGCGCACGATCGACCCGGCCGCGGCATCCGATGGCGGGCGCATCAGGCTCGACGGGCTCGCAGCCGCGAACGAGCTCCGTGTCGTGAGCACGTGCGCGTACACGAACACGGGCGAGGGCCTGCACCGCTTCGTCGACCCCGTCGACGACGCCGTCTACCTCTACACCGAGTTCGCCGTCGCCGAGGCGAACCGGGTCTACGCGGTGTTCGACCAGCCCGACCTGAAGGCCGCGGTGCGGTTCACGATCACGGCACCGTCGCACTGGGTCGTGCTGAGCAACGCGCCGACGCCCGCGCCCGTCGCATCGTCGTCGACGACGGATGCCGCGGTCTGGGCGTTCGAGACCGGCCCGGTGATCTCCAGCTACATCGTCGCGATCGTCGCCGGCGCCTACGCCCACTGGCACGGCAGCGCGACGAGCGCCGACGGCCGCGACATCCCGCTCGGGGTCTTCACCCGGGCATCGCTCGCGCAGCATGCCGAGCCCGACGTGATGTTCGACACCGTCCAGGCGGGCCTCGCGTTCTACGAGCGGGCGTTCGGCGTGCCGTACCCGTTCGGCAAGTACGACCAGATCTTCGTGCCCGAGTACAACTGGGGCGCCATGGAGAACGTCGGCGCCGTCACGTTCAACGAGAACTACCTGTTCCGGTCGCGGGTCTCCGACGCACGACGCGAGCAGCGCGCCATCGTCATCCTGCACGAGCTCTCGCACATGTGGTTCGGCGACTCGGTCACCATGCGCTGGTGGAACGACCTGTGGCTGAACGAGTCGTTCGCCACGTGGGCCTCGACGCTCGCGACCTCGCAGGTCACCGAGTTCACGGGCGTCTGGGCGACCTTCGCGAGCGACGAGAAGACGTACGCCGCCGAGCAGGATCAGCTGCCGTCGACGCATCCGATCGTCGCCCCCATCGAATCGCTCGCCGATGTCGAGGTCAACTTCGACGCGATCACCTACGACAAGGGCGCCTCAGTGCTGAAGCAGCTCGTCGCCTGGGTCGGGCTCGAGGCGTTCCAGCAGGGCGTCGGCGCGTACCTGCGTGCCAACGCCGACGGCAACGCGACACTCCGCGACCTGCTCGACGAGCTCGAGCGCGCGAGCGGCCGCGACCTCACCCGCTGGTCCGAGCTCTGGCTCGAGACCGCGGGCGTCAACACGCTCCGCCCGGTGCTCGAGACCGACGAATCCGGCACGATCACCTCGGCCGTCATCGAGCAGACGGCGGCCGACGCGCACCCGACCCTTCGTCCGCATCGGGTGGCACTGGGCTGCTACTCGGGCGACCCCTCCACCCCGCTCGTGCGCAGCCACCGCTTCGAGATCGACGTCGACGGCGTGTCGACTCCAGTGCCCGAGCTCGTGGGACTCCCCCGCCCCGACTTGCTGCTCGTGAACGACGACGACCTCACCTACGCGAAGGTGCGGCTCGACGATGCGTCGTTCGCGACGGCCGTCGATCGCCTGAGCGACGTCGGCGACCCGGTCGCCCGCGCCGTGATCCTCGGATCCGCGTGGGACGCCGTGCGCGACGCCGAGTTCGCGGCGACCGACTTCGTGCGGCTCGTGCTCGGCAGCGTCGGCCACGAGAGCCAGTCCTCGGCGCGCGGCCTCGCCCTCACCCGCCTCGAGACGGCGCTCTCGCGCTACCTCGCCGACGAGCACCGCGAACGCGTCGCGTCGGAGGCCGGCGATGCCGTGTGGGCCCTCGCCGAACTCGCCGAGCCCGCGTCCGACGCCCAGCTGCAGTTCGTGAAGGCGTTCACGCAGCTCGCGAGTTCCGCGGCTCATGCCGACGTGCTCGGCAGCCTGCTCGACGGCTCCATCAAGCTCGACGGCCTCGACGTCGACCTCGACCTGCGCTGGGAGATCGTGATCTCGCGCGCGGCGCTCGTCGCGGCATCCGACGACGTGATCGACGACGAGATCGCCGCGGCGCTCGCCCTCGACGACACGGCCAAGGGGCGGCGACTCGCAGAGACGGCTCGCGCGGCACGACCCGACCAGGCGGTGAAGGATGCCGCGTGGCAACGGGTGGCCACCGACGCCGCGATCTCGAACGACCTCGCACGGGCGCTCGCCGACGGCTGGCGTCGCACCTCGTCGCCGGCCCTGCTCGGCTCGACGCTGACGCAGTACTTCGCGATCCTGCAGGCCGTCTGGGCCGGGCGCAGCTTCACGATGGCCTCGCTCATCGTGAAGCGGCTGTTCCCGGCGCCGCTCGTCACCGACGAGGTCGCGGATGCCGCGCGCAGCTGGCTCGCCGCGAATCCCACGCCCGCTCCGCTGCACCGGCTCGTCTCCGAGCAGCTCGACGAACTGGAGCGTGCGCTGCGGGCGCGCGGCCGCGACGCGGACGCGCTCGGCTGA
- a CDS encoding FAD-binding dehydrogenase gives MPASPTARPEPAAIVVGAGLSGLVAAAELVDAGKRVLIVDQEPEASLGGQAHWSFGGLFLIDSPEQRRMGVRDSLDLARQDWDGTAGFDRDEDEWGRKWADAYLDFAAGEKRAWLHQKGVRFFPIVGWAERGGYNAIGHGNSVPRFHITWGTGPGVLAPFIARVKAGEAAGLVEFKHRHRVDELIVEGGAVVGVRGAILAPDAAGRGESSNRDVVGEFDLRAPAVIVASGGIGGNHDLVRQAWPERLGTPPEHMLSGVPAHVDGRMLGISEQAGARLVNGDRMWHYTEGITNWDPIWPMHGIRILPGPSSLWFDASGKRMPVPLFPGFDTLGTLEHIQTTGHEHTWFVLTQKIIEKEFALSGSEQNPDLTGKDFKLLAERLGSGATGPVEAFKEHGADFVVADTLDELLEGMRALSPEVELDTANVEREIVARDREVDNEFSKDLQLTAVRGARKYRGDKLIRVATPHRILDPKAGPLIAVKLHILTRKSLGGIQTNLDAQALDAEGTPVPGLYAVGEAAGFGGGGVHGYRALEGTFLGGCLFTGRTAGRAVARG, from the coding sequence GTGCCCGCATCCCCCACCGCGCGCCCCGAACCCGCCGCGATCGTCGTCGGAGCGGGCCTGTCCGGCCTCGTGGCCGCCGCCGAGCTCGTCGATGCGGGCAAACGCGTGCTCATCGTCGACCAGGAGCCCGAGGCCAGCCTCGGGGGGCAGGCGCACTGGTCCTTCGGCGGCCTGTTCCTCATCGACTCGCCCGAGCAGCGTCGCATGGGCGTCAGGGACTCGCTCGACCTCGCCCGACAGGACTGGGACGGCACGGCCGGCTTCGACCGCGACGAAGACGAGTGGGGCCGCAAGTGGGCCGACGCGTATCTCGACTTCGCCGCCGGCGAGAAGCGCGCCTGGCTGCACCAGAAGGGCGTCCGGTTCTTCCCGATCGTCGGATGGGCCGAGCGCGGCGGTTACAACGCCATCGGCCACGGCAACTCGGTGCCGCGCTTCCACATCACGTGGGGCACCGGCCCCGGCGTGCTCGCGCCGTTCATCGCACGGGTGAAGGCCGGCGAGGCGGCCGGGCTCGTCGAGTTCAAGCATCGGCACCGCGTCGACGAGCTCATCGTCGAGGGCGGTGCGGTCGTCGGCGTGCGCGGTGCGATCCTGGCTCCGGATGCCGCGGGGCGAGGCGAGTCGAGCAACCGCGACGTCGTCGGCGAGTTCGACCTCCGAGCGCCGGCCGTGATCGTCGCCTCGGGCGGCATCGGCGGCAACCACGACCTCGTGCGCCAGGCGTGGCCCGAGCGCCTCGGCACCCCGCCCGAGCACATGCTCTCGGGAGTTCCCGCCCACGTCGACGGCCGCATGCTCGGCATCTCCGAGCAGGCCGGCGCGCGCCTCGTCAACGGCGACCGCATGTGGCACTACACCGAGGGCATCACGAACTGGGATCCGATCTGGCCCATGCACGGCATCCGCATCCTGCCCGGCCCGTCGTCGCTCTGGTTCGACGCGTCGGGCAAGCGGATGCCGGTGCCGCTGTTCCCCGGATTCGATACCCTCGGCACGCTCGAGCACATCCAGACGACCGGGCACGAGCACACCTGGTTCGTGCTGACGCAGAAGATCATCGAGAAGGAGTTCGCGCTCTCCGGCAGCGAGCAGAATCCCGATCTCACCGGCAAGGACTTCAAGCTGCTGGCCGAGCGGCTCGGCTCGGGGGCGACCGGCCCGGTCGAGGCGTTCAAGGAGCACGGCGCGGACTTCGTCGTGGCCGACACGCTCGACGAGCTGCTCGAGGGCATGCGCGCGCTCTCCCCCGAGGTCGAGCTCGACACCGCGAACGTCGAGCGCGAGATCGTCGCGCGCGACCGCGAGGTCGACAACGAGTTCTCGAAGGACCTGCAGCTGACCGCCGTGCGCGGGGCGCGCAAGTACCGCGGTGACAAGCTCATCCGCGTGGCGACGCCGCACCGCATCCTCGACCCGAAGGCCGGACCGCTGATCGCGGTGAAGCTGCACATCCTGACGCGCAAGAGCCTCGGCGGCATCCAGACGAACCTCGACGCGCAGGCGCTCGACGCCGAGGGCACGCCCGTGCCCGGGCTCTACGCGGTCGGCGAGGCGGCGGGCTTCGGCGGTGGCGGCGTGCACGGCTACCGGGCCCTCGAGGGCACGTTCCTCGGCGGATGCCTCTTCACGGGTCGCACGGCCGGGCGCGCGGTCGCTCGGGGCTGA
- a CDS encoding ABC transporter permease subunit — MTAITAQQAHPSQRTRPTSLTFAGVLRSEWIKLRSLRSTTWSYLIVIAISLGMALIMSLSMVGGMGGGLDVGAAPADQQAQLVLQASVFGVYFGQLVAGVLGVLVISGEYTTGMIRSTLTAVPKRLPALAAKAVVLFVATFVVGLVANLLAFAVSSAVFAGSDVSASLTDPAVFLPLLGGALYLALVSVFALGVGTMLRSSAGGIAAVLGLILLLPTVLAMIPAEWAQDLVPYLLSSAGMNMFTSTTAGPSGDALGVWLNLLIVLGWVAASVVGAAALLKRRDA; from the coding sequence ATGACCGCCATCACCGCACAGCAGGCGCACCCCTCGCAGCGCACCCGCCCCACCTCGCTGACCTTCGCCGGCGTGCTCCGCTCCGAGTGGATCAAGCTCCGCAGCCTCCGCTCGACCACGTGGTCGTACCTCATCGTGATCGCGATCTCCCTCGGCATGGCGCTCATCATGTCGCTGAGCATGGTCGGCGGCATGGGCGGCGGGCTCGACGTCGGCGCGGCACCGGCCGACCAGCAGGCGCAGCTCGTGCTGCAGGCCTCGGTGTTCGGCGTCTACTTCGGCCAGCTCGTCGCCGGCGTGCTCGGCGTGCTCGTGATCAGCGGCGAGTACACCACGGGCATGATCCGCTCGACGCTCACGGCCGTGCCCAAGCGGCTCCCGGCGCTCGCGGCCAAGGCCGTCGTGCTGTTCGTCGCGACGTTCGTGGTCGGCCTCGTCGCCAACCTGCTGGCCTTCGCGGTCTCGTCGGCGGTGTTCGCCGGCAGCGACGTCTCCGCGAGCCTGACCGACCCGGCCGTGTTCCTGCCGCTGCTCGGCGGCGCGCTCTACCTCGCGCTCGTGTCGGTCTTCGCGCTCGGCGTGGGCACGATGCTCCGCAGCAGTGCCGGCGGCATCGCGGCAGTGCTCGGGCTCATCCTGCTGCTGCCGACGGTGCTCGCGATGATCCCCGCCGAGTGGGCCCAGGACCTGGTTCCGTACCTGCTCTCGAGCGCCGGCATGAACATGTTCACGTCGACGACCGCGGGCCCGTCCGGCGACGCCCTCGGCGTGTGGCTGAACCTGCTGATCGTGCTCGGCTGGGTCGCGGCATCCGTCGTCGGCGCCGCCGCGCTGCTGAAGCGACGGGACGCGTAG